ACCGATTTATTGCAGACCGACGCTTCAGTTTTGGCATCATAGGAAGGCCTAGTACCCCAGTCACACAGATGACTATGTAAATACTACGAGCGCGCCAAATGCAAGTTCCTTTTCATTTTCAGAAAAAAGTATGCCTGTTAATGAGAGCATAATGCCTGTTAATGAGAGCATAGAATATTCCAAAGTGTGGCTTCTTAACTTCTATAACCATGCAATGAAGATGCCAAATTATACCTCCAAACGAAACGGCAACAGTTTTTCAGGAAAGCACTCAAACAGGAAAGTTGCGGGCACGAGCAAACACAACATTCAAGTGTGCAAAGTGTCAAACAGGCAATAAAACATTTTGGGCAAAGACTCGAGCTCCCTTTCAAGAACCCCAAAATCACTCAGAATGTATGGATATAGCAAAGGATCTAGACTTTTTATAAACAGTTGTCAACCTATGTCAGACTAAAAGCTGAGTGATTTCAGAAATTAACAAAAGACGGCCAAGTTCAAATATTTCCTGCAAATTCAAGCAACATGAATTCTTCAATGAAGAACAAGTGAAGTTATGTATATAAAGTCAAAGAGAACTATTGCCCAATTGTATTCCTTTTCTGCTGATGAATTTCCATGTGAAAATATTGCAAAAGCCAAATGTTAAATATATTATCAAATTCTCCACCGAGCAACAAGTTAGACTATATTAAAACAATTGTCCACAGTGTCGGCAAAAAACTCTAATAGGCCTTCATATTTCATAGAACAAACATTGATCAACACCTAGCACACACCATCGTCATCACCAGCCTGTACCTGCAGCTACCTGAGACAAGCTTAAATGCCAACCAACTCCAAGCAATTCCAGAGCTAACATCCCAGGGCAAAGGCAAACTTGTCAATTCTCTTACAGGTCTCACTGAAATGACTCTAAACACAATCTATACTCAACTTCAAGAACCGTTCCTTTCAACATCCAATTATATGCTTATATTCAAGAGAACAAAACTGGCTGATGCAACACGACAAGAGATTCCAAATGAAGCAAAAGAGATTTGAAGACACAATCTCCAAAAAAATGCACAAAATATTGTCCTACACAATTTTTCAACATAAGTCTTACCATATATGTTGTGCAGTTGTGTCCATGCGTCCAATGGCACTCAACTATATGATTGGCACCAGTAGCTCTGGAAAGGGAGATGAAGTTAATCCAAAATAGGCGTACATTAACCCTACATAAACAACTAATAAACTATAGGAGACTGGATCAACTCAGGGTTACCCCACAAATAAATGTGGCAGCCATGGGTGTAGGTGAGAGTGTTTATTACCACTGTACTAGCAGGGAAGGTGCTCTACACACACAGTTCACCGACAGCGCACCCCAGCAGACACTATGTGGACCCCCTTCAGTTGCCCCTTCCCTGATTCCTCTCTTCCTCTTCTGCCCTAGTTTTATCCATTGACACACCCCTGCTCTCCAGTTAGTGTATGCCGCCTTCTATCATGATGATTGATAAGTGAAAACTAGGTCAGACACACTATCCACCCCCTTCCTCTCTGACACGTACCTGGCTGCCTACGCAGCTAACCACATTTAACGCTCACTGCAGAAGCAAGTACAGGCTGGGCAGTTTATATTCACTCAACCCAGAGTGTTCCTCCCCCACACGGCCACACACTTCAGTTCAGAGGAGCCCCAGCAGAGCTCATCTCTGCTTCCAGTGTCCTCCATGACAGAGAATCTCCACTCCAGGAAAATGGTACAGCCAAAGAAGTTTCGTGGAGTCCGGCAGCGCCACTGGGGTTCCTGGGTCTCCGAGATCAGGCATCCCCTCCTGTAAGTCCCTTCCCTCCCTCTAATTCTCAGTGAAGAACATAAATTGGTGATGCAACCATAATTCTGAGTTGCAATGCGTACATTTTTGTGATGCGCACAGTAAGAGGAGGGTGTGGCTGGGCACCTTCGAGACAGCAGAGGAGGCAGCGAGGGCATATGATGAGGCCGCTGTGCTGATGAGTGGCCGCAATGCCAAGACGAACTTCCCTGTCCAAAGGAGCAGCACAGGCGAGCCTGCCCCAGCTGCGGGAAGGGACGTTCGCAGCAACATCGGCGGTGGCTCGTCTACAGCCAACCTGTCCCAGATTCTCAGTGCCAAACTCCGCAAGTGCTGCAAGGCGCCATCGCCTTCCCTGACCTGCCTCCGTCTTGACCCTGAGAAGTCCCACATTGGCATCTGGC
This window of the Panicum virgatum strain AP13 chromosome 1K, P.virgatum_v5, whole genome shotgun sequence genome carries:
- the LOC120681657 gene encoding ethylene-responsive transcription factor WIN1-like, with protein sequence MTENLHSRKMVQPKKFRGVRQRHWGSWVSEIRHPLLKRRVWLGTFETAEEAARAYDEAAVLMSGRNAKTNFPVQRSSTGEPAPAAGRDVRSNIGGGSSTANLSQILSAKLRKCCKAPSPSLTCLRLDPEKSHIGIWQKRAGARADSNWVMTVELNKEAAPTDAASQSTSVTTTSPATAMDDEERIALQMIEELLSSSSPASPSHGDDQGRFVI